TCCAGGCCCCCGTTGGCCTGGTGGGATAGCGACAACACCTGTTGTGTCGGTCACTATGCTGAACACAATACAGCAAGCTGAACAACGAGCAACAGTTTTTGGTTTTGAAGTTCCGAAAGGCCGCCAGGCCGCCGCGGTCCCTAACCCATCGGGTTGCCCAGGGAGTGGGCCAGTTCCTGCAGTTCCTTGACCATCTGCGAGCCCTGCTCGGGCGTGTAGGTGGCCTTCAATGCCGTTACGGACAGGCCCAAACTGGGTCCGTGGGCTCCGCGGGTGGGAACGGAAACGGCGAGGCACACCACCCCGGTGGTTGACTCCTCATCCTCGAAGGCATAACCCTGCTCGCGGATCTCTTTCAGCTGTGCCTTGAGCTCCGCGCCTGTGCGCAGGGATTTCGGCGTGAGGACCGGCAGTTCGGCGTCGTCCGGGAACATTTCCTCCAGGTCATGGTCACGCAGCCGCGCGATCAGGGCCTTGCCCACGGCGCACAGGGACACCGGCATCTTGTCACCGATGTTGGACGTGAGCCGCACGGCGGGATGGCCCTCGTACCGGGCCAGGTAAATGACGTTGGTACCGTCCAGCATTGCGATCCGGACCGTCTCGCGGGACAGGACGGAGGCCTGCTCGCAGTAGCGGTAAAACTCCTGCACCTCGTCCATGCGCCCAAGATAGGCGGCGCCCAGTTCCACCAGCTTCCGGCCCAGGGTGAACTCAGCGCCCTGCCTGCTGATCAGGCGCGCCTCCTCCAGTGCCAGCAGGAGGTTGGAGGTGGATGACTTTGGAATTCCCACCTCGCGCGAGAGGTCGCTCAGTGTCAGCCGGCCGGTGGCAGAGGCGGCGAGGGCGTCCAGCACGGCCGCTGCCCGGGTGACTGCCGGCGCCGGCGAGGCGGCTCCCGGCTTGTCGGAGGAAGCGGAAGGTTGGGAATCGGCCATGATTCTCCTTAGGTCGCCAGGGCAGACTTCGGTAGGCGTTCAGTGGACTGAACGCTATCCATCATAAAGGGGTTGGCACCCCTCCCTGTCCCCCGCCTTCAGGCGACGGTGTTGCTCAGCGCGCCGATACCTTCCACCACGATGTCCACCCGATCCCCGGGCGCCACGGGTACTGCGGTGGCCGGCGCGCCCGTCATCACGACGTCGCCGGGTTCAAGGGTCAGCCAGGTCGTGACGTAGACGAGGCAGTCCACCACACTGGACGGCAGATTGAAGGTGCCGGAGTTCGCCTTCGCGGTTCCATTGACATAGACGTCGATGCCCGCGTGCTCCGGATTACGGAGTTCGGTCTCTATCCAGGGACCCAGGGGCGTGTAGTTGACCCCGGCCTTGCCTTGGAAGTTCCGTTCGTCCACCGCGTTCTGGTCCACATTGGTGACGTCGTT
This window of the Pseudarthrobacter defluvii genome carries:
- a CDS encoding IclR family transcriptional regulator, with translation MADSQPSASSDKPGAASPAPAVTRAAAVLDALAASATGRLTLSDLSREVGIPKSSTSNLLLALEEARLISRQGAEFTLGRKLVELGAAYLGRMDEVQEFYRYCEQASVLSRETVRIAMLDGTNVIYLARYEGHPAVRLTSNIGDKMPVSLCAVGKALIARLRDHDLEEMFPDDAELPVLTPKSLRTGAELKAQLKEIREQGYAFEDEESTTGVVCLAVSVPTRGAHGPSLGLSVTALKATYTPEQGSQMVKELQELAHSLGNPMG